One window of Myxocyprinus asiaticus isolate MX2 ecotype Aquarium Trade chromosome 6, UBuf_Myxa_2, whole genome shotgun sequence genomic DNA carries:
- the LOC127441932 gene encoding polycomb complex protein BMI-1-B-like isoform X2, which yields MCIVRYLETSKYCPICDVQVHKTKPLLNIRSDKTLQDIVYKLVPGLFKNEMKRRRDFYADHPSVDATNGSNEDRGEVADEDKRIIADDEIISLSIEFFDQNKRDSKDGEETTKEANVKRYLQCPAAMTVMHLRKFLRSKMDIPCTFQIEVMYEDEPLKDYYTLMDIAYIYTWRRNGPLPLKYRVRPGCKKMKLSSPRDAITGGRRPDTESDSSSDKPNSPAAAAPSTSSSLPSPNTPAQSSHPNFPHISTVNGVSAKVGPNGQAPFSSKVCNVSFNGSLE from the exons ATGTGCATTGTGAGGTATCTGGAGACCAGCAAATATTGCCCTATTTGTGATGTTCAAGTCCATAAAACAAAACCTCTTCTGAATATCAG GTCAGATAAGACCCTTCAGGATATTGTATACAAGTTGGTGCCTGGTCTATTCAAAA ATGAAATGAAACGAAGGCGGGATTTTTATGCAGATCATCCTTCAGTTGATG CAACAAATGGTTCGAATGAGGACCGAGGAGAAGTGGCCGATGAAGACAAGAGAATCATTGCTGATGATGAGATCATCAGCTTGTCCATTGAGTTTTTTGATCAGAACAA GCGTGATAGTAAAGATGGGGAAGAAACCACAAAAGAG GCTAATGTAAAACGGTACTTACAATGCCCTGCTGCTATGACAGTGATGCATCTCAGAAAATTTCTCAGAAGTAAAATGGATATACCATGCACCTTTCAG ATTGAGGTTATGTATGAAGATGAGCCCTTGAAAGATTACTATACTCTTATGGATATTGCTTATATCTACACATGGAGAAGG AATGGGCCCTTACCATTGAAGTATAGAGTTCGGCCTGGCTGCAAAAAGATGAAGTTAAGCAGCCCTAGGGATGCTATTACTGGTGGCAGAAGGCCTGATACAGAAAGTGACTCCAGCAGTGACAAACCAAACAGCCCAGCTGCTGCCGCCCCCTCCACATCCTCCTCTCTGCCCAGCCCAAACACTCCTGCCCAGTCTTCACATCCCAACTTCCCTCATATCTCCACGGTTAATGGAGTCTCTGCCAAAGTTGGCCCAAATGGCCAAGCTCCTTTTAGCAGCAAAGTCTGCAATGTTTCATTTAATGGCTCACTCGAGTGA
- the LOC127441932 gene encoding polycomb complex protein BMI-1-B-like isoform X1, producing the protein MTMHRTTRIKITELNPHLMCVLCGGYFIDATTIVECLHSFCKMCIVRYLETSKYCPICDVQVHKTKPLLNIRSDKTLQDIVYKLVPGLFKNEMKRRRDFYADHPSVDATNGSNEDRGEVADEDKRIIADDEIISLSIEFFDQNKRDSKDGEETTKEANVKRYLQCPAAMTVMHLRKFLRSKMDIPCTFQIEVMYEDEPLKDYYTLMDIAYIYTWRRNGPLPLKYRVRPGCKKMKLSSPRDAITGGRRPDTESDSSSDKPNSPAAAAPSTSSSLPSPNTPAQSSHPNFPHISTVNGVSAKVGPNGQAPFSSKVCNVSFNGSLE; encoded by the exons ATGACAATGCACAGAACAACGAGAATCAAGATAACGGAGCTAAATCCTCATTTGATGTGCGTTTTATGTGGAGGATACTTCATTGACGCGACCACCATTGTTGAATGTTTGCATTCAT TCTGCAAAATGTGCATTGTGAGGTATCTGGAGACCAGCAAATATTGCCCTATTTGTGATGTTCAAGTCCATAAAACAAAACCTCTTCTGAATATCAG GTCAGATAAGACCCTTCAGGATATTGTATACAAGTTGGTGCCTGGTCTATTCAAAA ATGAAATGAAACGAAGGCGGGATTTTTATGCAGATCATCCTTCAGTTGATG CAACAAATGGTTCGAATGAGGACCGAGGAGAAGTGGCCGATGAAGACAAGAGAATCATTGCTGATGATGAGATCATCAGCTTGTCCATTGAGTTTTTTGATCAGAACAA GCGTGATAGTAAAGATGGGGAAGAAACCACAAAAGAG GCTAATGTAAAACGGTACTTACAATGCCCTGCTGCTATGACAGTGATGCATCTCAGAAAATTTCTCAGAAGTAAAATGGATATACCATGCACCTTTCAG ATTGAGGTTATGTATGAAGATGAGCCCTTGAAAGATTACTATACTCTTATGGATATTGCTTATATCTACACATGGAGAAGG AATGGGCCCTTACCATTGAAGTATAGAGTTCGGCCTGGCTGCAAAAAGATGAAGTTAAGCAGCCCTAGGGATGCTATTACTGGTGGCAGAAGGCCTGATACAGAAAGTGACTCCAGCAGTGACAAACCAAACAGCCCAGCTGCTGCCGCCCCCTCCACATCCTCCTCTCTGCCCAGCCCAAACACTCCTGCCCAGTCTTCACATCCCAACTTCCCTCATATCTCCACGGTTAATGGAGTCTCTGCCAAAGTTGGCCCAAATGGCCAAGCTCCTTTTAGCAGCAAAGTCTGCAATGTTTCATTTAATGGCTCACTCGAGTGA